One stretch of Aeromicrobium fastidiosum DNA includes these proteins:
- a CDS encoding class I SAM-dependent methyltransferase, protein MSVETGVRMSIADALGKLMKEGLPFRFEAFDGSSAGPLDAPFTLRLLNERGLSYLMTAPGDLGFARAYVAGDLELEGVHPGDPYEAMVLIMSQLRFKVPSAGEMVQIVRSLGFGNLKPPPPPEEEHLPKWRRALEGLRHNKKRDAEAIHHHYDVSNRFYELVLGPSMTYTCAVYPTLESSLEEAQYEKYDLICRKLDLKPGDRLLDIGCGWGGMVRHAAQHYGVQVLGVTLSREQATWAQQKIKEQGLDHLAEVRFSDYRDVPEGEFDAISSIGLTEHIGVKQYPDYFAFLEGKLRVGGRLLNHCITRPNNKTTTTGAFIDRYVFPDGELTGVGRITVAAQDAGLEVRHVENLREHYAMTLKGWCDNLVEHWDEALGEVTIGRAKVWGIYMAGSRLAFERNEIELHHVLAVKPDRTGNASWPLRPTWGS, encoded by the coding sequence ATGAGCGTTGAGACCGGAGTGCGGATGTCGATCGCCGATGCGCTGGGCAAGCTGATGAAGGAGGGCCTGCCGTTCCGGTTCGAGGCCTTCGACGGCAGCTCGGCCGGCCCGCTCGACGCACCGTTCACGCTGCGACTGCTCAACGAGCGCGGTCTGTCGTACCTCATGACGGCTCCGGGCGACCTCGGCTTCGCCCGGGCGTACGTGGCCGGCGACCTCGAGCTCGAGGGCGTCCACCCGGGAGACCCCTACGAGGCCATGGTGCTCATCATGAGCCAGCTGCGGTTCAAGGTGCCGTCGGCCGGCGAGATGGTGCAGATCGTCCGCAGCCTCGGCTTCGGCAACCTCAAGCCCCCGCCGCCGCCCGAGGAGGAGCACCTGCCCAAGTGGCGCCGTGCCCTCGAGGGCCTGCGGCACAACAAGAAGCGCGACGCCGAGGCGATCCACCACCACTACGACGTCTCCAACCGCTTCTACGAGCTCGTGCTGGGCCCGTCGATGACCTACACGTGCGCGGTCTACCCGACGCTCGAGTCGTCGCTCGAGGAGGCGCAGTACGAGAAGTACGACCTGATCTGCCGCAAGCTCGACCTCAAGCCCGGTGACCGTCTGCTCGACATCGGCTGCGGCTGGGGCGGCATGGTCCGCCACGCGGCGCAGCACTACGGCGTCCAGGTGCTCGGCGTGACGCTGTCGCGCGAGCAGGCCACGTGGGCGCAGCAGAAGATCAAGGAGCAGGGCCTCGACCACCTCGCCGAGGTGCGGTTCTCCGACTACCGCGACGTGCCGGAGGGCGAGTTCGACGCGATCAGCTCGATCGGCCTGACCGAGCACATCGGCGTCAAGCAGTACCCCGACTACTTCGCCTTCCTCGAGGGCAAGCTGCGCGTCGGCGGCCGTCTGCTCAACCACTGCATCACCCGGCCCAACAACAAGACCACCACGACGGGTGCGTTCATCGATCGCTACGTGTTCCCCGACGGCGAGCTCACGGGCGTCGGGCGCATCACGGTCGCGGCCCAGGACGCGGGTCTCGAGGTGCGCCACGTCGAGAACCTCCGCGAGCACTACGCCATGACGCTCAAGGGCTGGTGCGACAACCTGGTCGAGCACTGGGACGAGGCGCTCGGCGAGGTCACGATCGGACGCGCCAAGGTGTGGGGCATCTACATGGCCGGTTCGCGGCTGGCCTTCGAGCGCAACGAGATCGAGCTGCACCACGTCCTGGCCGTCAAGCCCGACCGCACGGGCAACGCGAGCTGGCCCCTGCGTCCCACCTGGGGCAGCTGA
- a CDS encoding glycosyltransferase family 2 protein — translation MTDHLDVLRDQLDYVDVDPYAVAAHALRFGTPDALDLLALMASEGRDGYAVLRAAADRYAADGTLPTGLVPRAVGALGQALIGRHHRSDGSYVASARMHRLAHAIGTADDQPTGFAKLLVQTQLAAGDLAALDALLASGPDLVDEHLAWIVRTDRLRGDDTSPAAMAAWSDSFAEIFAEGQAPVRLGTGEGRPFDRLEAMPSAATQTAGEAPLVTVVMSVFAPDESFRTAVRSILDQTHRHLELLVVDDCSPDAEATIAAVGDWDERVTVLRMPENGGTYRVRNHALSHARGELVTFQDSDDWSHPERLARQVAALEARPDAVASLSSWVRMTPDLELNRVGYAATRVNASSLMFRRAPVVERLGGFDTVRKDADSEFRDRLAAAYGDDAIVVLPDVLAVAQLTADSLSRDDFAFGWWAPTREAYGTSYAHWHDRIRSGSASPRLDPAGPRTFWAPASFVDRVPEPVTCDVAYVSDWRVGINRYDGAPRRVRALLDAGLTVHAGQSVNLRHAYRTRREQVPEIGQLRAERDLGWLVWTEPVHAAVTVIDSAELLMFPRHAADVRVTTGRLVVAAGTSPRQSSRGWTLYDPATVERHGRELFGVDVEWLPAHAGVADDLRAAGATTTILPPRGIAVVDPGLARPAVVGTPPVIGAARLEKIGKNRLPGAQLLQYLPADPAYAVRVLDDDEVVAKLFRKNPMPASWTIVEGVPLDVFAAGVDVFFGYAPEAWGDGPTWPMISALASGAVLVVDPRHRSTFGDAAVYAGPDEARRTIDELVADPRAYARQRERGDAFVRAALDPAAFAADCAGWLRPIG, via the coding sequence GTGACCGATCACCTCGACGTCCTGCGCGACCAGCTCGACTACGTCGACGTCGACCCCTACGCGGTCGCGGCCCACGCACTGCGGTTCGGGACGCCCGACGCGCTCGACCTGCTGGCGCTCATGGCGTCGGAGGGGCGCGACGGGTATGCCGTGCTGCGGGCGGCCGCGGACCGGTACGCCGCCGATGGGACGCTGCCGACCGGGCTGGTGCCGCGGGCCGTGGGTGCTCTCGGGCAGGCCCTGATCGGCAGGCACCACCGATCGGACGGCTCGTACGTCGCGTCGGCGCGCATGCACCGCCTGGCCCACGCGATCGGCACAGCGGACGACCAGCCGACGGGCTTCGCCAAGCTGCTGGTGCAGACCCAGCTGGCCGCAGGCGATCTCGCCGCCCTCGACGCGCTGCTGGCGTCCGGGCCCGACCTGGTCGACGAGCACCTGGCGTGGATCGTGCGCACCGACCGGCTCCGCGGCGATGACACCAGCCCTGCGGCGATGGCGGCGTGGAGCGACTCGTTCGCGGAGATCTTCGCGGAGGGACAGGCCCCCGTCCGGCTCGGCACCGGCGAGGGACGTCCGTTCGACCGGCTCGAAGCCATGCCGTCGGCCGCCACGCAAACGGCCGGCGAGGCCCCGCTCGTCACCGTGGTGATGTCGGTGTTCGCGCCCGACGAGAGCTTCCGCACCGCGGTGCGGTCGATCCTCGACCAGACCCACCGCCACCTCGAGCTGCTCGTGGTCGACGACTGCTCACCCGACGCGGAGGCCACGATCGCCGCGGTCGGCGACTGGGACGAGCGGGTCACGGTGCTGCGCATGCCCGAGAACGGCGGCACCTACCGGGTGCGCAACCACGCGCTGTCCCACGCGCGCGGCGAGCTCGTGACGTTCCAGGACTCCGACGACTGGTCGCACCCCGAACGGCTCGCCCGCCAGGTCGCGGCGCTCGAGGCGCGTCCCGACGCCGTTGCGTCCCTCAGCTCGTGGGTGCGCATGACGCCCGATCTCGAGCTCAACCGCGTCGGCTACGCGGCGACCCGCGTCAACGCCTCGTCGCTGATGTTCCGGCGCGCGCCGGTCGTCGAGCGGCTCGGCGGCTTCGACACCGTCCGCAAGGACGCCGACTCGGAGTTCCGCGACCGCTTGGCGGCCGCCTACGGCGACGACGCGATCGTCGTGCTGCCCGACGTGCTGGCGGTCGCCCAGCTCACCGCTGACTCGCTGTCGCGCGACGACTTCGCCTTCGGCTGGTGGGCACCGACGCGCGAGGCCTACGGCACGTCGTACGCCCACTGGCACGACCGCATCCGCAGCGGGTCGGCGTCGCCGCGCCTCGACCCGGCGGGCCCACGGACGTTCTGGGCACCGGCGAGCTTCGTCGACCGGGTGCCCGAGCCGGTCACGTGCGACGTCGCCTACGTGTCCGACTGGCGGGTGGGCATCAACCGTTATGACGGAGCCCCGCGGCGGGTGCGGGCGCTGCTCGACGCCGGCCTCACGGTGCACGCCGGTCAGTCCGTCAATCTGCGCCACGCCTACCGCACTCGGCGCGAGCAGGTGCCGGAGATCGGGCAGCTGCGGGCCGAGCGCGACCTCGGCTGGCTCGTCTGGACCGAGCCCGTGCACGCCGCCGTCACGGTCATCGACTCCGCCGAGCTGTTGATGTTCCCGCGCCACGCCGCCGACGTTCGGGTCACGACCGGCCGACTCGTCGTGGCGGCCGGCACCTCGCCCCGGCAGTCGTCGCGCGGGTGGACGCTGTACGACCCGGCCACCGTCGAGCGGCACGGACGCGAGCTGTTCGGGGTCGACGTCGAGTGGCTCCCCGCCCACGCGGGTGTCGCCGACGACCTGCGCGCGGCCGGGGCGACGACGACGATTCTGCCGCCGCGGGGCATCGCGGTGGTCGATCCCGGCCTCGCCCGTCCTGCCGTCGTCGGCACGCCGCCCGTCATCGGGGCGGCGCGTCTCGAGAAGATCGGCAAGAACCGTCTCCCCGGGGCGCAGCTGCTGCAGTACCTCCCGGCCGACCCCGCCTACGCCGTCCGGGTGCTCGACGACGACGAGGTCGTCGCCAAGCTGTTCCGCAAGAACCCCATGCCGGCGAGCTGGACGATCGTCGAGGGCGTCCCGCTCGACGTCTTCGCGGCCGGCGTCGACGTGTTCTTCGGCTACGCCCCCGAGGCATGGGGCGACGGGCCGACGTGGCCCATGATCTCCGCGCTGGCGTCAGGGGCGGTGCTGGTCGTCGACCCGCGCCACCGGTCGACGTTCGGCGACGCCGCCGTCTACGCCGGTCCCGACGAGGCGCGGCGCACGATCGACGAGTTGGTGGCCGATCCACGGGCCTACGCGCGGCAGCGTGAGCGGGGCGACGCCTTCGTCCGCGCCGCGCTCGATCCGGCTGCCTTCGCGGCTGACTGCGCGGGCTGGCTTCGGCCCATCGGATAA
- a CDS encoding FAD-binding oxidoreductase has protein sequence MKGWHAHAEAVERLLTSYANIPPGARVRLAKKTSNLFRPRSADDAPGLDVSGLDGVIAIDAIAGTADVQGVCTYEHLVEATLSLGFIPYVVPQLRTITLGGAVTGLGIESTSLRNGLPHESVLEMDILTGSGELVTATPDNEHADLFEAFPNSYGSLGYATRLRIKLEKVPPYVTLRHVRMADAAQAVKAIADIAETGHWHGERVDGIDGTAFTPDEIYLTLATFTDVPQRVSDYTGMDVYYRSIQQREIDALTMNDYIWRWDTDWFWCSGAFGAQKPLIRRLWPRRFRRSDVFHKIVGLDERFGIIRTLDRIKKIPGRERVIQDVEVPLDKLPEFLEWFDAEVGMRPVWLCPLRTTRAWPVYPLDPSDVYVNVGFWGTVEVPADAPAGLVNRRIEDAVHGMGGHKSLYSEAFYDQATFDQMYGGDVLAAVRSRYDPDSRLSTLYEKAVKNS, from the coding sequence GTGAAAGGTTGGCATGCACACGCCGAGGCGGTCGAACGGCTCCTGACGTCCTACGCGAACATCCCGCCGGGTGCGAGGGTGCGTCTGGCCAAGAAGACGTCCAACCTGTTCCGCCCACGGTCGGCCGACGACGCCCCGGGGCTCGACGTCAGCGGTCTCGACGGCGTCATCGCGATCGACGCCATCGCGGGCACGGCCGACGTGCAGGGCGTCTGCACCTACGAGCACCTCGTCGAGGCGACGCTGTCGCTGGGTTTCATCCCCTACGTCGTCCCGCAGCTGCGCACCATCACCCTCGGCGGGGCCGTGACGGGCCTCGGTATCGAGTCGACGTCGCTGCGCAACGGCCTGCCGCACGAGTCGGTGCTCGAGATGGACATCCTCACGGGCTCCGGCGAGCTCGTCACCGCGACGCCCGACAACGAGCACGCCGACCTGTTCGAGGCCTTCCCCAACTCGTACGGCAGCCTCGGCTACGCCACGCGGCTGCGCATCAAGCTCGAGAAGGTGCCGCCCTACGTCACGCTCCGCCACGTGCGCATGGCCGACGCGGCCCAGGCCGTCAAGGCCATCGCCGACATCGCCGAGACCGGGCACTGGCACGGGGAGCGCGTCGACGGCATCGACGGCACCGCGTTCACGCCCGACGAGATCTACCTGACGCTCGCGACGTTCACCGACGTCCCGCAGCGCGTCAGCGACTACACCGGCATGGACGTCTACTACCGCTCGATCCAGCAGCGCGAGATCGACGCGCTCACGATGAACGACTACATCTGGCGCTGGGACACCGACTGGTTCTGGTGCTCGGGGGCGTTCGGCGCGCAGAAGCCGCTGATCCGTCGCCTGTGGCCCAGGCGGTTCCGTCGCAGCGACGTGTTCCACAAGATCGTGGGCCTCGACGAGCGCTTCGGCATCATCCGCACGCTCGACCGCATCAAGAAGATCCCCGGCCGCGAGCGGGTCATCCAGGACGTCGAGGTGCCCCTCGACAAGCTGCCGGAGTTCCTCGAGTGGTTCGACGCCGAGGTCGGCATGCGTCCGGTGTGGCTGTGCCCGCTGCGCACGACCCGCGCCTGGCCGGTCTACCCGCTCGATCCGAGCGACGTCTACGTCAACGTCGGCTTCTGGGGCACCGTCGAGGTGCCGGCCGACGCGCCGGCGGGCCTCGTCAACCGTCGCATCGAGGACGCCGTGCACGGCATGGGCGGGCACAAGTCGCTGTACTCCGAGGCCTTCTACGACCAGGCCACGTTCGACCAGATGTACGGCGGAGACGTGCTCGCCGCCGTGCGCTCCCGATACGACCCCGACAGCAGGCTGAGCACCCTGTACGAGAAAGCGGTGAAGAACTCATGA